A window of Rhipicephalus microplus isolate Deutch F79 chromosome X, USDA_Rmic, whole genome shotgun sequence genomic DNA:
atatatatatatatatatatatatatatatatatatatatatatatatatatatatatatttctgagCAGATATCAGAACAATGCTCGTATACCTTTCCACGTATTGAGCTCTGTTCGCTTATACTTCAAGTCGAGAACGCCAGATAGCCGTATTTCTTTACACTAGCGTTTTGTAGTGTTACGTGAGATGGGATCCAAACGAACTTACTTCATACAGCATTATAATTTGTTGTTGTCCCGTTCAGTGCTTCACTCTTGCGGTGAACCTGAAAGTTTTTTATATCGAGCTATTCATGCGTTACgcaaatattataattatataGTGTCCTCAAGCAGGCTAATTAATAGATATGATAACAGCTAATCGAAATGTTACAGGACGTAAGGCTAGCTTATCTTTTAGCATCCGATCCGGCCTAACTCAAAGAAACACTGTCGTAAGTGGTCGCGCCCACTGCAAAGAGTGAAGTCAGCTTCGTGCTGTCATAGCTTCAGCGCATGCGCCACGTATTAGGATATAAGCTGTATTCCGATCCTTGACAAGGCAGTATGTGCGTGACGGCGCCCGGCAGCTCAGAGTGCCAGTCAAGGCCCAACCACACGCGTGCAATTTTCCAGCAACAGCGAAAAGCGGCAGCGACAAACTTGCTCCATCGCGCCTTCACGTCGTGACGACTGCAATCACACGTCGACGACAGTCTCAATATTGCAATAGTGAAGACAATCCCGTATATAGCCCTAAATTGCGAAAGGAACTGTATAAAGGCAGCTAGATGACAACATGCCAAACCTAGTGCTGTCTTGTGTGGCCTAATGAAACCACAAAAGTATTTCACGAccttttttttcagaacatttgGTTTTATCGCGACAGGGTGCCCAGAAGCGTATGCTACGACGGCTACGACGCACATCGCAGGACAAGTTCGCATTCCCCCAAGCGACCAAATGGCCATCAACTACCGTCTAAACATTAAAAGAGACCTGCGATAATAAGATTTAAAACAAAATACGGCCGCACTTTCACTGTTTCATTCAGATGCGAATGTAAAAAAATATAGTTGACGTCTTGCATCACTTGAAGTACGGGCAGATAACAAGCAATCAAAGCAAATTGCAACCGAAGCGAGGTCCAGGGGCGCCGCCATGTTGCCGAAAGTCACCACACAGGTTTTCGGCCGACAGACGATCTTTTTTAGTTTTACATAAATAGGTGACGCGAGAAGTGGCGACGACACATGGGCCTCCACGACAGAAATCTTGTCGCTCGTCGCTTTCGTTTCTCACTTTCGCAAGAAAATCACATGCATGCAGATGCATCTTTACACTTCTGGACAAACGATAGCCGGTGCGTAGCATCTGCGCTTCAGCTGCGGTCATCTCCTGCAGTTGTACGCTTTCAATAGCACGTAGAGCTTATGACACAAGGGACGATGTTTTCGTTCTTCGATGCTTTATAAGGAACCTCAGAGTGATGATTAAAATGCCGCAATAATAGTGATCGCAATAAAACAGAGGACAGAATGCCGCCAAGACTGCAAAAACTGCACCACATTTTAGGTGTTGGAGAAGCGTTGGTCCTACGGAGAACCTTAAAATCCTAGTTACTTAATGTACAATTGATTCGATTGACATTGCTGCGTCTGTCAATCTTTTTCTCCATTTTTAGCTCGTACGGTGAATCAGTAGTTTTATATGGACCAGATCATATACACCAACAATTTAAACTTTCTTCATTTGACACTTTCCAATATCCTACTCTAATATAGCATCCTACGTTAAAAACGTGTTATTTTGCAGCAATGAAAGAAAATACTAACAAATCAAAGTTATCCCAATGCTGGCTGCTCTGGCATTCGTGAAGTGTAGCAAGTTTGTCTGGTTATTCAATCAATTTTGGACAGTGCACACGCAGTGCTCTCGCCTCAAGTTCTTCTTGTCTTCGACCTTGTGCGCCGTTTTATTTTGATGTCGACGTTCGCGTTACTTCAGTTATACCTTTGTGCCCACGCCTTAAACCTTTTTTGCTTCAGATCACCCCAGTTTTAGTATTTCATATTGTTGAAAAGACTCAAAGCAGAAATGAAGGTATGGAACGATACAAGTCAAATTTGATGCATTTAGCTGGATTCAAAGGTAAAAGGAGGTACTCCATGCATATCTCAACTTCATAGTACAGCTACGAAGTTACGGCATTGTCACGAAATATTTCTGTTAGAAAGCCACCTCGTCTCTAGTTTACGAGAGGAGACGTTTTTCCCGGTGTGAGAGGTATGCCTTGAGACCGTTTGAGACAGGATATGacgtttttctcttttcttttgtaTATAATATTTTGCAGTCTGACAATTCTTTATACAAACTACAGCCCAACCGAGCAAattctgactgactgactgactgagtgactgaccgaccgaccgaccgaccgaccgactgactttGAATAATTACAGATGCTCACTAATCACATTGAAATTCTTGCTGGGTCATATGTTGAAGTTCGAAGCCAGGAATGAGTAGTAACAAAGTAAATTCTGCAAATTGGAAATATGTAGACCATAGAATCTCGTGCGTTCGATACTACATTTCCCGTGTTAAGGTGCACTACGCAATATGTCGATGTTTACTTCACATCCGCGTGAAGGACACCCGCGTTCCTTTGACGTTTTTTCATCCATGTTTGAATTAGCGCTGGATTTTTCAGATGGATCCTGACCAACGAAACGCATTCATTCTTATTGACATCAATTATAAGTTTATAAAAGGCTAGAAAGCCTGCTCGCGTCCCCACGTAGTTTCATAAGTTTCTTTTTAAATAGCAGTTAGCAAAAGCCATTAATGCAGCTTCCCTGCAGTCATTCTGAACATGCTGCCATTTAGTATTCATTTGATGCAGGGGCAACTTCGTGATGTTACTACTCTACTCTGATATTGCAAGTGTAACAATGGTCCTAGAAGGTcttaaagaaaaggaaaaaaattatttcgTAAACAAAATGATAAGCTGCCCACAGCACTAATTTCATTAGCGGAAGACTTCAAGGCATACATGAATTACATCACAGATAATGAGCCAACTTACACGTCTCTGTTGCAAGTCGTCTTCGTCCTTAGCCACAGTTGTGGCTGTGGTAACAGGTGGAGTCGTCACTGGGCTAGCCATCGCCTTTATCAGGAGTAGTCGAGCTGTGCTTTCTTTCGTAGCCCTGCCCGTGACTCGGACTCTTGTGCCAGCGGCTGTCGTCGTTCTCCTGTTCCCTTTTTCATTGACGTCTGGATGTACGACCCTCCTCTGAATGAGGCGCTGACCAACGGTGTTGGGCGCTATCTCCAGCCGCACTCGAAGGCACCATACGCGACGTCTGGTGTGACATCGTAAGGCGACAGGGAGTTGTGGACAATGGGCAGCCAGATGCCTAGGAGCACACATATAAAAACCATGCCAAAGACAAAGCTCCGGAACTCGACACGGCTTGGCTTCGAGGTCTCGCTCACGGATTCGGGATTCAGCGTCTGTTCGGAAACGGGCCCTGAGCAATCTTCGTAGTAGTATCTCGGAAATCTATGATCCAATGGCAAAGCAGCTGCTTGCCACGGAACGTCTGCCAGGAAACACAAATCAGCTGCTGATGATGCAGCCCACGTCGGCAAAGGCGTTCATTCGCTGTGGAAAGTGCGGACGGGTGGTGAGACGACGCTGGATCGCTCGACGTCCGCGTAACACTGAGGCTCCCTTTGAACGGGCTGCATTCTCGCCAAATGCAAACGTGGACAATCGAAGGACGCTTACAAGCAGAACGAAGCAACGGTGCGTGTGATGTTCGTACTTCTTTGTCTTCGCTGCCTCACGGCACCCGCTCCGGATTCAAGAgttcttgttgttgttcaccttttgatcgtggcgcatacccagtATGGAGGATTCACAAAGAATCGAGTggtttaaaaattattgttctcATTTGAAATAATGAAGATATAAAGGAAAGATTACTTACATCTAGAAAAATATGGTACTTGATCTAATGCATACAATTGTTTAAATaaaaaacgaatttattcttataAATGAGAAATATGCCGATTTACACGCATATAATTCTGTAGACACGTTAAATGAGTGAAACATATTAACTAGTCAGTTTATCAGTTCAATCAGGATAGctccggacggccgcgcatactgttgcagtagagaacccagaaatggaagcttCTAAAGGCAAAATGGCTCTGTATCTTCCCGTTGCGTTGAAGCGAAGAACGGATACCCTGTGACAAACCGCGCTAGCCTACAACGATCGCGTTCGTCGGCTCGTCTGTGTATGTCAGAAACCAGCGTCTCGATAAAGCGCGCGCGAAGCCGCTTTCAATGCCCGCGGCTTTTTGTGGATGACGGCGCCGGATGACGGCGCCGCGTGAGCCGTGACAAGTTACGTCGACGGAAGGAACTACGACGATCTGCGCTGGAGTCTGCGCGAGTGTTTTTTGGAAGAGAAACATTTTAATACCGTCGCAGAATTGTCGACTGGATACGCAGTTGAATTTAAGGACTTCAAAGTTCGAGAATATTTGTAATGCATGGGATTGCATTTGTAGCGCGTGATCTGTTCGTTTAGTTCCCGTTATGTCACTGCTATTGCGCGTGCCGGGCAGGTTTCCGGGCTCGCAGCTCAGCTGCCGCTCTGCTGTTAGATCGAAAACACAGAAGTACATGAGGATGTCTACGTATTCGCATCTTCACGTTATTCATGTATCGCATATATTGAATTCATTGTTATCCATGTCTCGGTGTTGCCACGGTCTTTTTATATTTTAACCGCTGACTGTGTTACTTCCAGGTCGAGTACCGAAGAGGAGTacgaggaaaaagaaaggctgctACAAGAGATATGCAGCCTCGCAAGAGACTTCGGCTACAAGATCAAAAGCCGTAAAGCGCAGCCCTCTGCGGGTCAAAGGGTCAGTGTGGTTGTGACCCGCGACACTGCCGGTGCTACGTTGGTGCCAGCGTCACTACTCACCTTCGGTACGTACTGACATAGACAACTGGTAGCTCTTTTGAGCAACGACATGAATACCAAAGGACATAGGACAAAGGAATACCAGATCAGGGTGAACTGGAGATCAATGGAAGGGGCCTTTCGTCCTGATTTGGAGATATAATGAGCTGACGATGTTGATGCAAATGTCATATATTCTTGGAAATGTTATTGTGCCACTTATCTATGACGTCAGTCATTACACATAACGCTGTATGAGTGAGGGAAAATGTACGTATGCGAAAGGTAACTACGCACAGGGCTAGCTCTTGTGTACGCTTTTTGCTGCTATCTACTGATAGCATGGTTTCGCAGCTTTCATCAAGTACTAAGAACAAATGCAACGTTAGTAAATGATTGCACTTCACTTATGTGTCATTGTGCAGTAAATGTTTAATAGGGGTAATGCTTCTGAAACTGTATGATTGAAACACAATCTACTCTTTCCCACTGCCCGGAGCCACTGAGTGCAGATGCAAGTTTTCATGACGCATCTCAAAATGCTGCAGACCTACTGGAGAGAATTCCACAGGGCACCGACATAGCTGCAACACCTGGCCTCTCGGACGAAACCACGACCACTGCTAATAACCAGCGGCAAGAGGCATCAAGAAATGCGGAAGACAGGCCTGATACTGAAGGAGCTGCCCAAGTTGTGCCTAGTAAGTACATGGCTGCATTTTAAAACAAAATCTATGACTTTACTCATTACTCTGTAATCATTACCTTGAAGCGGAATAAGTGAACACGCTTGACTGGTACTCACTCAACCACTGAAGTGACATATAGCTGGGCTCGTGGCAACTCATACAAGAAATCCCACTGCACATGGAGTCGGTGATTTGACTACAAAAAATCACTCGTGGACGCTTAGGTGAACAACAGAGAACGGactctgttatttttttattgggaCAATCTTACAATCATATCATGTTCAACATATTCATGTTTCAACCGCTCTGCCCAATTGACCGCTACTGCGTTTGAAATCGATGGCGCTGAGTGACTAGACTCAAGATTTAGGCAACGGACTACCATTCATATTTGGTCAGTATCAAATTTTTAACATCTAACAAAATTTATTGTTCATTTTCTTTGTCACTGATGCTCGTTGCTGCCTGGTTTGAAATAAGTGATGCTGCAAACTAAATAAAAATTAATTTAAATTTTACAGGAAGACGCAGGGCTCAAGCAATGACGGCTAGGGCGGACTTCGAATTCATCGAGAAGAGGTGGAGACACAAGAGGGCCCTGAAAGAGAAGGAACACGCGCTTGAGGTGGAGCGTCTGGCCGTTGAAAAGCTCCGAATCAAGCGAAAGCAAGAACGCTCCGAGAAAATGCACGAGCTGAAACGAGACAGAACTGAAAGAGAGCTGCAACTGAGAGAGCGGGAAATGGAAATTCGCGAACGCCAGCTGCAAGCACAACTCGACGAAGTGAGCCAAAGAGAGCAGCTGTCGAGATTTAACAAGGCTACTCAAGACGCGATACTCAAAATTGTAGAAACTATTTGTGATAAGTTGGCAAAGTAAAAAGCTTGTAAATAACACTCGGCTGCATTCACAAAAAGGCAGACTAAATAATGTTACGGAGCTTCTGGCTGGTCCGTAAATCCAGCTCGCAACCGCAAACTAAATTATATTGTGCAAGCATTTCAGTGTTGCAGAGAAGACACTTCGAAATTATGTACCTGAATTATTACAGCTGTACAATTTTGCAATATTTTATCTTTCATGTCAACAATTTATATTtgaaaataaaggaagaaaagcATTCCTTTTAGGAGCACGCATGCTTCGCCTGGATTTTGAAACGTTCTCGCGGTGGCGGGCCCGTACTGTTACACAAAATAGTTGATTGAGGTTTAAATAAGTTTCCTTTCACTTCACTTAACGACTGGTAGGGCTCAAGTAATCTTGCAGGCAAGGTGGCTGCACATCAAAATATGTAGACACTTGGTTACCATACATACAAGCATGACAGTTGGTCAGGATAACAGCTACCCTGTACACGCGTGGTACGGCCTGACGTAgtatcttctgttttttttttattgtcaacaAATACAAATTCAGAGATGACTTTTCCAAATCCGCAATCAACAGACTGCCTGACCGCACTCACGGAAGAATTGAACTCTTGTTGGACGGCTGTCAATGCTGCTCCTCCATAGGGCTTCATAGGCAGTGGGCGGAGAGGATAGGCTGGGTCGCCGTATATAACGAATTCCTTGTCCAGTGCCAATGCTTCCAGCTTTTCATACAACTGGCTGTCCCGAAGAATGCTTGAAAACAATCAGTTCCATATAGTTAATCATTCTTCAACGCATTCAACACAGTTCATTTACAAGAACAACGAGTACTCGCATACTTTGTAGGATGCTTCTGCGATTGTAATGGAGTGACTATATCTGTGTATGTGGAACTGACTAATGAACGATCCGATCAGGTTCCCTTGAACGTCATGTATAACGTTCTGACGGAACATAAGTCACCAGCATCATGCCTTCGTCCCGGGTATGGTCCATCCAGCTGGCAGATAAACCCATTTGGACATATCAAAGACTGGTATTTGAGCACATGTAGCCTCTTGTGCCCGGAAAAGTACAGGCGCCGGTCTTTCACGGGGTAGGCATATGGGGCGCGCTGTACCGTCGATAAATGCCCAGCAGTTTCTCAGAGGAGCACGTTTACGATAAACAGCCTGGGGCAAACAAATATCAACATGAGAACGGGCGCTAATGCGTTCAATCTCGAAGCGCTAAAGAAATAAAATATAACTTACTTCACTCATAGCCTCCAAGTCCGAATCTTAAAGCCACGG
This region includes:
- the LOC142777033 gene encoding uncharacterized protein LOC142777033 — its product is MAKQLLATERLPGNTNQLLMMQPTSAKAFIRCGKCGRVVRRRWIARRPRNTEAPFERAAFSPNANVDNRRTLTSRTKQRSSTEEEYEEKERLLQEICSLARDFGYKIKSRKAQPSAGQRVSVVVTRDTAGATLVPASLLTFDLLERIPQGTDIAATPGLSDETTTTANNQRQEASRNAEDRPDTEGAAQVVPRRRRAQAMTARADFEFIEKRWRHKRALKEKEHALEVERLAVEKLRIKRKQERSEKMHELKRDRTERELQLREREMEIRERQLQAQLDEVSQREQLSRFNKATQDAILKIVETICDKLAK